One genomic window of Notamacropus eugenii isolate mMacEug1 chromosome 6, mMacEug1.pri_v2, whole genome shotgun sequence includes the following:
- the LOC140510168 gene encoding thymosin beta-4: MSDKPDMAEIQKFDKSKLKKTETQEKNPLPSKETIEQEKQAGES, from the coding sequence ATGTCTGACAAACCAGATATGGCTGAGATTCAGAAATTCGATAAGTCTAAATTGAAGAAGAcagaaacacaagagaaaaacCCACTGCCTTCAAAAGAAACGATTGAACAGGAGAAGCAAGCAGGTGAATCATAA